The Deltaproteobacteria bacterium DNA window AGTCGCCGCATTCGCAGAGCGACTCGACCATCCAGTTTACTGGCAGCCGATGGACAACGGCCGTTGGCAACGGCGCGTTTACGATCGCTACGAATTACTGAATGAAGACCTGCCGGTGGTTCACGTCAGTTGGTACGAAGCGCAAGCGTTCTGCAATTGGGCTGGTCGTCGTTTACCTAGTGAAGCAGAATGGGAAGCCGCGGCATCGGTTGAACGCGAGGGCAACCGGAGCACACGTAACGATCAACGTCGTCATTATCCTTGGGGAGAGCAAGCACCAAACTCTGAACTGTCCAATCTCGACTGGCGCGCCGGCGGCATCGTCGAAGTCGGCGCCCACGGCGCCGGCGATAGCGCCTACGGTTGCCGCCAGATGATCGGCAATGTTTGGGAGTGGACCGCGGATGACTTCCTGCCTTATCCCGGCTTCAGCGTCGATCCCTACAAAGAATACTCGCAGCCATGGTTCGGCACGCACAAAGTTTTGCGCGGCGGCTGCTGGGCGACATCGTCGCTGCTGATTCACAATAGCTGGCGCAACTTTTACACCCCCGACCGGCGCGACGTCTGGGCCGGCTTTCGCACCTGCGCAAAATAATGCAAGGTTGCTCCAGGTTTACTGTGAAGATGTTTTCACCACGAAGAACACGAAGAGCATGAAGTTCGGAGTCTTTATCATTTGAAACCTGCGTGTCCTTCGTGGTGAATAAATCTAGCTGCACGTGATACTTTATCCACACAAAAGCCGGAAGAACCTAATCTAACAACGTGAAAATCCAACTCGTCACACCCGCGCCGTTGAAGATCAACAATGGCAACAAGATCACCGCCGTGCGTTGGGCGGGCATTTTGAAAAAGCTCGGCCACCGCGTCCGCGTCAGCCAGAGCTACGACGGCAAGCCTTGCGAACTGCTGATCGCCTTGCACGCGCGGCGTAGCTACGATTCGATCCAGCGCTTTCATGACAGCCACCCGAATTCGCCCTTGATCGTCGTACTCACCGGCACCGACGTCTATCGCGATATTCACAGCGATGCGAAAGCGCAACGATCCCTTGAGTTGGCGAGCAGATTAGTCGCGCTGCAAAAAATGGCATTGCGTGAATTACCAAGGCGATTGCACAAGAAAACTGAGGTGATCTACCAGTCCGCCGAACCGTTTGTGGGAAAGCCCAACAGAGCGAACGGCGACTTCAAAGTCTACGTCGTCGGCCACCTGCGCGAAGAGAAAGATCCCCTGCGCACCGCATTCGCCGTGCGTCGCTTACCGCGTACATCGCGCATCCAAGTCACGCATATCGGCCAAGCCTTGGACGAACAATTGCGTATGAAAGCCGCACAGGAAGTTGCGCTCAACCCGCGCTACCGCTGGATCGGCCAACTCTCCCATCGGAAAACCCGTGAGCAGCTAGCGCAGAGCCAGCTGGTCTGCATCACATCGAAGATGGAAGGCAGTTCGAACGTCTTGTCCGAGGCCCTGGCTTCCGGCGTGCCAGTGATTTGCACGAAAATTTCCGGCTTGATCGGGACTTTGGGAAGTAAATTTTCAGGATACTATCCGGTGGGAAAAACTAAGCAGCTCCGCAAAATACTACTTAAAGCGGAATCCGATCCACGATTCTACGCGTCATTGAAGCGCTACTGCGAAAATTTGGCCTACTTGGTCGAACCGCAGCGAGAAATCGACGCTTGGCGCCGGCTGATTCGACAACTCACTTAGATTCCTGATCTTCCTGAATCCAACCCTTCACCCAGGGCAAGAGCAAATACGCCGGCATCGACAGCAAAAAGGTAATCGCGAAATAATTGCCGAAGCCATATTTTTCCGCGCCCAGCCCACTGATAGCGCCGATCAATCGGCCGGTGAGTGAAAATATCGACGATAAGAATGCGTACTGCACCGTCGCGTGTTCTTTCTGGCAGACGTTCATGAGAAAGGCGAGAAACGCCGCGGTGCCGAGACCGCCGCTCAGCGACTCGAACATCGATGCGCCATAGAGACCGAACCGGCCGAGGTCGAACCATTCGACCAGCGAGTAGCCCATATTTGAAACCGCTTGTAACAGGCCGAGGAACCAGATGCCGTGAAAAATTCCAAAACGCGAGATAAACGCGCCGCCCATGAGCGCGCCGGCGACGCTGAGGACGATGCCGAAGGTCGTCGGGAACAAACCGATCTGAAACAGCAAATCTTCTTTAACCGGCCAGATCGATTTGCCGTAGTCGACCCAGAACGGTTTGACCATCGGGCCGATGGCGAACTCGCCGAGCTTGTAGGTTAAGACGAATAGAATCAGCGGAATCACTTTCCACGTGCCGGCCCAGCCCGCGAAGCCGGCCAGCCAATGCTCGCGCGCGGCCGCGGGTAAATTCAATCGCGGAATCGCTAAAGCGGCGAAGCCCAGCGCGGCGAAAATAATTCCTGCCAGAACGAAGAGCGAATTCCACGCCAGCACGCCGGCGAGAAATACCGAGCCGCCGCCGATGAAAACTAACGCGACGCGGTAAGCCGACGCGCGCACGCCGTTGGCCGCACCCTCCTCCGCGCGCTCGACCAGGCCGACGGAATAGGAATCGATGGCGATATCTTGGGTCGCCGACAAAGTCGTCAGCGCGAGAATCAACACCAGCACGATCACGCCGACGGCGGCGACGTTGACGAAGGGCAGAAGAAACAGCACGGCGGCGATGCCAAGCATGCAGGTGAGAATCCAATAACGCCGGTCGCCGAAGCGCTGCACCAAAGGCGACCAAAAAACTTTCAAAGAATATGGAAGTTCCAGCAGCCGCAGCCCACCGATGGCGCGCAGCGACACACCGTTGATGCGAAAATAAACCGGCAGCACTTCCCACAAGATCGCCGCCGGCGCGCCTTGAATGAAATACAAGAGCGCGATCACGCCGAGCTTCTGACGCGACGCCGGCGAATCCTTGCGCACGCCCAATAGTCTCCACATCCATGTTT harbors:
- a CDS encoding TIGR04348 family glycosyltransferase, producing MKIQLVTPAPLKINNGNKITAVRWAGILKKLGHRVRVSQSYDGKPCELLIALHARRSYDSIQRFHDSHPNSPLIVVLTGTDVYRDIHSDAKAQRSLELASRLVALQKMALRELPRRLHKKTEVIYQSAEPFVGKPNRANGDFKVYVVGHLREEKDPLRTAFAVRRLPRTSRIQVTHIGQALDEQLRMKAAQEVALNPRYRWIGQLSHRKTREQLAQSQLVCITSKMEGSSNVLSEALASGVPVICTKISGLIGTLGSKFSGYYPVGKTKQLRKILLKAESDPRFYASLKRYCENLAYLVEPQREIDAWRRLIRQLT
- a CDS encoding MFS transporter, which encodes MQTWMWRLLGVRKDSPASRQKLGVIALLYFIQGAPAAILWEVLPVYFRINGVSLRAIGGLRLLELPYSLKVFWSPLVQRFGDRRYWILTCMLGIAAVLFLLPFVNVAAVGVIVLVLILALTTLSATQDIAIDSYSVGLVERAEEGAANGVRASAYRVALVFIGGGSVFLAGVLAWNSLFVLAGIIFAALGFAALAIPRLNLPAAAREHWLAGFAGWAGTWKVIPLILFVLTYKLGEFAIGPMVKPFWVDYGKSIWPVKEDLLFQIGLFPTTFGIVLSVAGALMGGAFISRFGIFHGIWFLGLLQAVSNMGYSLVEWFDLGRFGLYGASMFESLSGGLGTAAFLAFLMNVCQKEHATVQYAFLSSIFSLTGRLIGAISGLGAEKYGFGNYFAITFLLSMPAYLLLPWVKGWIQEDQESK